Proteins from one Panthera leo isolate Ple1 chromosome D1, P.leo_Ple1_pat1.1, whole genome shotgun sequence genomic window:
- the APLNR gene encoding apelin receptor, which translates to MEEAGDFDTYYGADNQSECEYTDWKSSGALIPAIYILVFLLGTTGNGLVLWTVFRSSREKRRSADIFIASLAVADLTFVVTLPLWATYTYRDYDWPFGTFACKLSSYLVFVNMYASVFCLTGLSFDRYLAIVRPVANARLRLRVSGAAATAVLWVLAALLAAPVMVFRATGDLENTTRVQCYMDYSVVAASGSEWAWEVGLGVSSTAVGFVVPFTVMLTCYFFIAQTIAGHFRKERVEGLRKRRRLLGIIVVLVVTFALCWVPYHLVKTLYTLGGLLRWPCDFDLFLMNVFPYCTCVSYVNSCLNPFLYAFFDPRFRQACASVLCWGQGRCGAAAHSGSGEKSASYSSGHSQGPGPNSGKGGEQMLEKSIPYSQETLVVD; encoded by the coding sequence ATGGAGGAGGCCGGCGACTTTGACACCTACTACGGGGCAGACAACCAGTCTGAGTGCGAGTACACGGACTGGAAGTCCTCGGGGGCCCTCATCCCCGCCATCTACATACTGGTCTTCCTCCTGGGCACCACGGGCAACGGCCTGGTGCTCTGGACCGTGTTCCGCAGCAGCCGCGAGAAGAGGCGCTCGGCCGACATCTTCATCGCCAGCCTGGCAGTGGCCGACCTGACTTTCGTGGTGACCCTGCCGCTGTGGGCCACCTACACGTACCGGGACTACGACTGGCCCTTCGGCACCTTTGCTTGCAAGCTCAGCAGCTATCTCGTCTTCGTCAACATGTACGCCAGCGTCTTCTGCCTCACCGGGCTCAGCTTCGACCGCTACCTGGCCATCGTGAGGCCGGTGGCCAACGCTCGGCTGAGGCTGCGGGTCAGCGGCGCCGCGGCCACGGCCGTCCTGTGGGTGCTGGCCGCCCTCCTGGCCGCGCCGGTCATGGTGTTCCGCGCCACCGGGGACCTGGAGAACACCACCAGGGTGCAGTGCTACATGGACTACTCCGTGGTGGCCGCCTCCGGCTCCGAGTGGGCCTGGGAGGTGGGCCTGGGGGTCTCGTCCACCGCCGTGGGCTTCGTGGTGCCCTTCACCGTCATGCTGACCTGCTACTTCTTCATCGCCCAGACCATCGCCGGCCACTTCCGCAAGGAGCGCGTCGAGGGCCTGCGGAAGCGGCGCCGGCTGCTCGGCATCATCGTGGTGCTGGTGGTGACCTTCGCCCTCTGCTGGGTGCCCTACCACCTGGTGAAGACGCTCTACACGCTGGGCGGCCTGCTGCGCTGGCCCTGCGACTTCGACCTCTTCCTCATGAACGTCTTCCCCTACTGCACCTGCGTCAGCTACGTCAACAGCTGCCTCAACCCCTTTCTCTACGCCTTCTTCGACCCCCGCTTCCGCCAGGCCTGCGCCTCGGTGCTCTGCTGGGGCCAGGGCCGCTGCGGGGCTGCGGCCCACAGCGGCAGCGGGGAGAAGTCCGCCAGCTACTCCTCCGGGCACAGCCAGGGGCCCGGCCCCAACTCGGGGAAGGGCGGAGAGCAGATGCTCGAGAAGTCCATCCCCTACAGCCAAGAGACCCTGGTGGTGGACTAG